One genomic segment of Naumovozyma castellii chromosome 9, complete genome includes these proteins:
- the FAD1 gene encoding FMN adenylyltransferase (ancestral locus Anc_3.146), whose amino-acid sequence MGLGEISELCYRITESYLQLPNRTDIITETKDAIRLTREYLLDDIFTRWSPINGQISFSYNGGKDCQVLLLLYLSCLWEFFYINGKTSQFDYEYQKFPMKLLPTVFIDQDATFITLEKFISETSQRYSLSLYESRREVSKNQNMADSFRDFLKIYPETEAIVIGIRHTDPYGESLKPIQKTDSNWPEFIRLQPLLHWKLASIWSFLLFSNEPICGLYGVGFTSIGSMESTVPNPYLSKKGNDVLPLQFEWEINNAFGKEKEGETKTVHVSNLEESDQEWLATVTDSDYYPGWYLIDDSIERAGRIKKGKGK is encoded by the coding sequence ATGGGACTTGGAGAAATATCAGAATTATGTTACCGTATTACGGAGTCTTATTTACAGTTACCCAATAGGACAGATATAATCACTGAGACTAAAGATGCTATAAGGTTAACAAGAGAATATTTACTGGATGATATTTTTACTCGCTGGAGTCCAATCAATGGGCAAATTTCGTTCTCATATAACGGAGGTAAGGATTGCCAggtgttgttattattatatctCAGTTGTCTGTGGGAATTCTTTTACATTAATGGGAAAACCTCACAATTTGATTATGAATACCAAAAGTTCCCTatgaaattattaccaACCGTTTTTATTGATCAGGATGCCACATTTATAACGTTAGAAAAATTCATATCAGAGACATCTCAGCGATATTCCCTTTCCTTATACGAATCCCGAAGGGAAGTGAGTAAGAATCAGAATATGGCAGATTCGTTCCGTGATTTTTTAAAGATATACCCAGAGACAGAAGCCATTGTTATTGGGATAAGACATACGGATCCCTATGGAGAATCTTTAAAACCTATTCAAAAGACAGACTCCAATTGGCCTGAATTTATTAGGTTACAGCCTTTATTGCATTGGAAATTAGCTAGTATTTGGAGTTTCTTGTTGTTCTCCAATGAACCTATTTGTGGTTTGTATGGAGTAGGATTCACATCAATTGGTAGTATGGAAAGTACTGTCCCAAACCCTTATTTGAGTAAAAAGGGAAATGACGTGTTGCCATTGCAATTTGAATGGGAGATCAATAACGCCTTTGGTAAAGAGAAGGAAGGAGAGACCAAAACAGTACATGTTTCCAACCTAGAAGAAAGTGATCAAGAATGGTTGGCCACTGTCACTGACTCGGATTATTACCCTGGTTGGTACCTAATTGACGATTCCATTGAAAGGGCAGgaagaataaagaaaggGAAAGggaaataa
- the RTG1 gene encoding Rtg1p (ancestral locus Anc_3.152) produces the protein MNTIPESISSSVTSTASVHAFQNDRRRRDNINDRIQELLSLIPTDFFKEYYNNLENADPGSVETPSGATTPKLKGTGTRDGKPNKGQILTQAVEYITFLQNEVDRRNREEVELILKVQKLSKATGIPITDINVDNTSAEVELANIGVGPLASSGHSDNHAEKKQTEEAHQHMGYEY, from the coding sequence ATGAATACCATACCCGAATCTATATCATCTTCAGTAACATCTACTGCAAGTGTACATGCCTTTCAGAATGATAGGAGGCGTCGAGATAACATAAATGATCGAATCCAAGAGTTACTTTCTTTAATTCCAACAGatttttttaaagaatactataataatttggaaaatgcaGACCCTGGATCTGTGGAGACACCAAGTGGTGCGACAACACCAAAGCTAAAGGGGACGGGGACTAGAGATGGAAAACCCAATAAGGGTCAAATTTTGACGCAGGCAGTTGAATATATAACCTTTCTTCAGAATGAAGTAGACAGAAGAAATAGAGAGGAAGTGGAGTTAATACTTAAGGTCCAGAAATTGAGCAAGGCAACAGGTATCCCAATAACTGATATAAATGTTGATAACACAAGTGCGGAAGTAGAGTTAGCAAATATCGGAGTGGGTCCCCTAGCGTCCAGTGGTCATAGTGACAATCACGcagagaagaaacaaacgGAGGAGGCTCATCAGCATATGGGATACGAATATTGA
- the NCAS0I02160 gene encoding aldo/keto reductase has protein sequence MGLVKQVRLGNTGLKISPILIGCMSYGDKEWADWLIDDKEEIFKILKYCYDRGLRTYDTADVYSNGLSERLLGEFLKRYKIKRETVVIFTKVFCPVDETLPLTHGRQAIYDESVNLDLTNQKGLSRKHIVAGVANSVERLGTYVDVLQIHRLDHETSMEEIMRSLNDVILSGQVRYIGASSMRATEFAELQFIAEKNGWFKFVSSQSYYNLLNREDERELIPFAKKHGIGLVPWSPNARGILTRPLDESTPTGRSDNIVKKLHLNALMEDEKEIVKRVQKIAQKKSVSMAMVSIAWSIKKGCNPIVGLSSISRAAEAIGALDVHLTEEEVTYLEETYQPKKPVN, from the coding sequence ATGGGATTAGTTAAACAAGTACGTCTAGGAAATACAGGCCTTAAAATTTCACCTATCTTAATTGGCTGCATGTCATATGGTGACAAGGAGTGGGCTGATTGGttaattgatgataaagaagaaatcttcaagattttgaaatattgcTATGACAGGGGGTTACGTACTTACGATACAGCAGATGTTTATTCTAACGGGTTGAGTGAAAGACTCCTAGGTGAATTTCTAAAGCGATATAAAATAAAGAGGGAAACTGTGGTGATATTCACTAAAGTATTTTGTCCAGTGGATGAAACATTACCTCTCACCCATGGTAGACAGGCTATTTATGATGAAAGTGTCAATTTGGATTTAACGAATCAGAAGGGACTTTCCAGGAAGCATATTGTGGCTGGTGTTGCAAACTCTGTGGAAAGACTAGGGACATATGTCGATGTCTTACAAATTCACCGTTTAGATCACGAAACTTCTATGGAAGAGATTATGAGATCATTAAATGATGTTATCTTAAGTGGTCAAGTGAGATATATTGGAGCATCTTCAATGCGGGCTACAGAATTTGCAGAACTCCAGTTTATTgctgaaaaaaatggatgGTTTAAATTTGTAAGCTCTCAATCCTATTACAATCTACTCAATCGTGAAGATGAAAGAGAATTAATACCATTTGCCAAGAAACATGGCATCGGCTTGGTTCCATGGTCACCTAATGCAAGAGGCATCTTAACGAGACCTTTAGATGAAAGTACTCCTACGGGCCGTTCTGATAACATTGTTAAAAAATTACATCTAAATGCTCTCATGgaagatgaaaaggaaattgtCAAGAGGGTGCAAAAAATTGCCCAGAAAAAATCTGTCTCGATGGCTATGGTTTCAATTGCTTGGTCAATTAAAAAGGGTTGTAATCCAATTGTTGGGTTAAGTTCTATTTCGAGAGCTGCCGAAGCCATTGGAGCATTAGATGTCCACCTAACGGAGGAAGAAGTGACGtatcttgaagaaactTATCAGCCAAAGAAGCCTGTTAActaa
- the SIR2 gene encoding NAD-dependent histone deacetylase SIR2 (ancestral locus Anc_3.151), with amino-acid sequence MTLSVEEAANLKKHPLEKAVSMLPSGKRPKLRLVESEYTQKKSSPVPEQSINNKNTVEIESNTKSIHDKSVEPLRPIPPKKTVLLGKNPLSNKWVLPHFTQDDTINARMYLKYYGSKKFLDAYLPNELNSLYLYYLIKLLGFECKDRDLLRSIYKNVEPKDANTNVKLSYVDPTDSLEKKYIVRLIKDLQKAIGKVLATRLKLPYFSTLDNFVDKLKNSKKVLVLTGAGVSTSLGIPDFRSSEGFYSKIKHLGLDDPQDVFNYEIFMQDPSVFYNIANMVLPPENIYSPLHSFIKVLYDKGELLRNYTQNIDNLESYAGIPAEKLIQCHGSFATASCVTCHWHLPGEKIFENIRNLELPLCPYCYEKRKQYFPTSTSLFPDEEVEEYPTNGKALKSYGVLKPDITFFGEALPSKFHESIREDILQCDLLICIGTSLKVAPVSEIVNMLPASVPQVLINRDPVRHAEFDLSLLGYCDDIAALVTEKCGWEIPHKKWAELKKKKYTCTEKSRGVYDVVAKPPMES; translated from the coding sequence atgactttatctgttgaagaagctgcaaatttgaaaaaacaTCCACTAGAAAAGGCTGTGTCTATGTTACCAAGCGGAAAGAGACCGAAGTTGAGATTAGTCGAAAGTGAATACACACAGAAGAAGAGTTCCCCGGTACCTGAGCAAAGTATTAACAATAAGAACACGGTAGAGATAGAATCAAATACCAAATCTATACATGATAAAAGTGTGGAACCATTAAGACCAATACCGCCAAAGAAAACTGTCCTTCTGGGCAAGAATCCGTTGTCAAACAAGTGGGTGCTTCCACATTTTACACAAGATGACACAATAAATGCTCGAATGTACCTCAAATATTATGGttcaaagaaattcttAGATGCGTACTTACCTAATGAATTAAACTCATtatatctttattatttgatcaAGCttcttggatttgaatGTAAGGATAGAGATTTGTTAAGGTCAATTTACAAAAATGTCGAACCAAAAGATGCAAACACTAATGTGAAACTATCTTATGTTGATCCCACAGATTCGttagaaaagaaatatattgtGCGATTAATAAAAGATCTACAGAAGGCTATCGGCAAAGTACTTGCTACAAGGTTAAAATTACCCTATTTTTCCACACTAGATAATTTTGTTGACAAACTAAAGAATTCCAAGAAAGTTTTAGTCCTAACTGGTGCCGGTGTTTCCACGTCTCTAGGTATTCCTGATTTCAGATCCTCGGAAGGGTTCTATTCTAAGATCAAACATCTGGGGTTAGATGATCCCCAAGATGTATTTAATTATGAAATATTCATGCAAGATCCTTCGGtattttataatattgCTAATATGGTTTTACCGcctgaaaatatttattcacCATTACACAGTTTCATTAAGGTGCTTTATGACAAGGGAGAACTGCTCCGAAATTACACTCAAAACATCGATAATTTGGAATCATATGCAGGTATTCCTGCCGAAAAGTTAATACAATGCCATGGTTCCTTTGCAACAGCATCATGTGTTACCTGTCATTGGCATTTACCTGGGGAgaaaatctttgaaaatattcGAAACTTGGAGTTACCATTATGTCCATATTGTTAcgaaaaaagaaaacaatattttccaacTTCAACATCTTTATTCccagatgaagaagttgaagaatATCCAACGAATGGGAAAGCTCTAAAATCATATGGTGTATTAAAACCAGATATTACATTCTTTGGAGAAGCCTTACCTTCAAAATTCCATGAAAGCATTCGCGAAGACATATTGCAATGTGATTTGTTAATCTGTATCGGTACAAGTTTAAAGGTTGCACCTGTTTCTGAGATTGTTAATATGCTTCCGGCCAGTGTACCGCAAGTATTGATTAACAGAGATCCTGTCAGACACGCGGAGTTCGATTTATCACTTCTTGGATATTGTGACGATATCGCTGCTCTTGTCACAGAGAAATGTGGGTGGGAAATTCCTCATAAGAAATGGGCTGAactaaagaagaagaagtacACTTGTACGGAAAAGAGTAGAGGCGTATACGATGTTGTTGCAAAACCCCCAATGGAGAGTTAA
- the NAT1 gene encoding peptide alpha-N-acetyltransferase complex A subunit NAT1 (ancestral locus Anc_3.153), producing the protein MSARRRGAKPKAPLKLVGKKDADQLIEALKLYEAKEYKKSVKILDIILKKDHQNIDALTLKGLNLLSLSEKDEAALYVKNATGKIEGTKASPICCHLLGIYMRTTKDYPASIKWFKAALENGSSNNQIYRDLATLQSQIGDFKAALVSRKKYWESFMGYRANWTSLAIAQDLNGERQQAIGTLSQFEKLAEGKISGAELYEHNECLIYKNDIMFRQAGANPDKLKNVLKHLNDIEANVFDKFALLERKASIYMKMGELKKASIVYRHLIKRNPDNFKYYNLLEVALGVKNNNKLRKAIYEKLQQFYPNCEPPKFIPLTFIQDEAELTRKLKEYVVPQLKRGVPATFSNVKPLYIKRTNAVAPKLQNIVLEYFATLDSTKDPIPYIWTCYYLAQHFLFLKDVQSAQEYINRAIVHTPTLVEFYIMKGRILKHMGLLDEAAATLEEGRQLDFQDRFINCKTVKYFLRANNIEKAVEIASVFTKNDNAPNGIKDLHVVEASWFIVEQAEAYYRLYLENEKKLAELTDADDEEEGKENGSSRNQLEWDSQKYQGLALKRFYAITKFYKQFEDDQLDFHSYCMRKGTPRAYLEMLEWGKTLYARPMYVRAMKGAAKIYFNINSKRKASHSLETSDDTTTHNTKKLKKESGALKKRKEKERQLVAAYPDDEDKDVFGENLINTETPLESFNKNFYSDYCKEVRETEKDYVLDFEYEYANGKLVLCFSALSKYGKIYGTEDAIFGAMAVTLILATKQSAVFDDIAKKVVTRAFETDYPSFPINESSNDGFDWLKYFSDKYGTSNMESLLFLKRMDSLDMGQIITLIQKNLPNYEPYVQKNITQYEL; encoded by the coding sequence ATGTCtgcaagaagaagaggtGCCAAACCCAAGGCTCCGTTAAAATTGGTGGGTAAGAAGGATGCAGACCAACTTATTGAGGCGTTGAAACTTTATGAAGCCAAGGAATATAAAAAATCTGTAAAGATTCTAGATATAATCCTCAAGAAAGATCACCAAAACATCGATGCTCTTACTTTGAAGGGGTTAAATCTTTTGTCTCTCAGTGAAAAAGATGAAGCTGCTCTTTATGTCAAGAACGCAACGGGTAAAATTGAAGGAACTAAAGCATCACCTATCTGCTGTCAtcttcttggaatttaCATGAGAACAACTAAGGATTATCCTGCATCTATTAAATGGTTCAAAGCTGCATTAGAAAACGGATCCTCAAATAACCAAATTTACAGAGATTTAGCAACCTTACAATCTCAGATCGGAGATTTTAAAGCAGCCTTGGTTTCCAGGAAGAAGTACTGGGAGTCCTTTATGGGCTATCGTGCTAATTGGACATCCCTGGCAATTGCGCAAGATTTGAATGGAGAAAGACAACAAGCTATCGGGACACTTtctcaatttgaaaaactaGCGGAAGGAAAGATTAGTGGTGCCGAACTATACGAGCATAATGAATGTTTGATCTACAAGAACGATATAATGTTTAGACAAGCTGGCGCTAATCctgataaattaaagaacGTCTTAAAGCATTTGAACGATATCGAAGCAAATGTATTTGACAAGTTTGCATTACTTGAGAGAAAAGCATCAATTTATATGAAGATGGGTGAATTAAAAAAAGCCTCTATTGTTTACAGACACTTGATTAAAAGAAACCCagataatttcaaatattacAACCTTTTGGAAGTTGCCTTGGGCGttaaaaacaataataaattgagAAAAGCTATATATGAAAAACTCCAACAGTTCTATCCAAATTGTGAACCCCCAAAGTTTATTCCATTAACTTTCATTCAGGATGAAGCTGAACTAACCAGAAAGTTGAAAGAGTATGTAGTTCCTCAATTGAAACGAGGTGTTCCTGCTACATTTTCGAACGTAAAGCCTTTATATATTAAAAGGACTAATGCAGTGGCTCCAAAGTTACAGAACattgttcttgaatattttgcTACTCTTGACTCAACAAAAGACCCAATTCCTTATATCTGGACATGTTATTACTTGGCTCAACATTTCCTATTCTTAAAGGATGTCCAATCAGCACAAGAGTATATTAATAGAGCGATTGTTCATACCCCAACTTTGGTGGAATTTTACATTATGAAAGGCCGTATTTTGAAACACATGGGCTTATTAGACGAGGCAGCTGCAACATTGGAAGAAGGAAGACAACTTGATTTCCAAGACAGGTTTATTAACTGTAAGACTGTCAAATATTTCCTGAGGGccaataatattgaaaaggcTGTTGAGATTGCTTCTGTATTTACCAAAAATGACAATGCGCCAAATGGTATTAAAGATTTACATGTAGTAGAAGCTTCTTGGTTTATTGTAGAACAAGCAGAAGCTTACTATAGattatatttggaaaacgAAAAGAAATTAGCTGAATTAACAGatgctgatgatgaagaagaaggaaaagagaATGGTAGCTCTAGGAACCAATTAGAATGGGACTCTCAAAAATACCAAGGTTTGGCATTAAAAAGATTCTATGCCATTACGAAATTCTATAAACAATTCGAAGATGATCAATTGGATTTCCATTCCTATTGTATGAGAAAGGGTACTCCAAGAGCTTACTTAGAAATGTTAGAGTGGGGTAAGACGTTATACGCCAGACCAATGTATGTTCGTGCTATGAAGGGTGCAGctaaaatatatttcaatattaatTCTAAGAGAAAGGCCAGCCATTCACTTGAAACATCTGATGATACAACAACTCATAATACTAAAAAACTAAAGAAGGAATCTGGGgccttgaagaaaagaaaagagaaagagagaCAATTGGTCGCAGCATACCCAGATGATGAGGATAAGGATGTTTTTGGTGAAAATTTGATCAATACAGAAACTCCATTGGAGTCATTTAACAAGAATTTCTATTCCGATTACTGTAAGGAGGTTAGAGAGACCGAAAAGGATTACGTCCTAGATTTTGAGTATGAATACGCTAACGGTAAATTAGTTCTTTGCTTCAGTGCGTTATCAAAGTATGGTAAGATATATGGTACTGAGGATGCTATCTTTGGTGCCATGGCCGTCACATTAATATTGGCAACGAAACAATCAGCAGTATTTGATGATATCGCGAAGAAAGTGGTTACTAGAGCATTCGAGACCGATTATCCATCATTTCCAATAAACGAGTCATCAAACGATGGTTTTGATTGGTTGAAGTACTTCAGCGATAAATATGGGACAAGTAATATGGAATCTCTTCTATTTTTAAAGAGAATGGACTCTCTTGATATGGGACAAATTATTACGTTGATTCAAAAGAATCTTCCAAATTACGAACCATACGTCCAAAAGAACATAACTCAATACGAATTATAA
- the PRP11 gene encoding spliceosome assembly protein PRP11 (ancestral locus Anc_3.150), giving the protein MDYQNRAGSKKGAGGIASDAQANLQRRKQVDELLRQGEEVPYTFQDEQENQARKNPYIYKNQSGKLVCKLCNTMHTSWSSVERHIGGKKHGLNVLRRGNKQDRELNGPQEGNINNAFQEEVYLNRKRLRNNGVVPSCKVVDVKDPETDNVGIAIQVNYAQESMDKKEDVITEDDTDRTELFSPFIRIVSGLELASKEAQDKKFLVIAYEPFANIAVEIPNKEVVFGTKEGTVNNNSKNSVDEINGKCTYWDKDSKLFYVQVFFK; this is encoded by the coding sequence ATGGACTACCAAAATAGAGCGGGTTCCAAGAAAGGTGCAGGTGGAATTGCTTCTGATGCACAAGCGAACCTTCAAAGGAGGAAACAAGTGGATGAGTTATTGAGACAAGGTGAAGAGGTCCCCTACACTTTCCaagatgaacaagaaaacCAAGCTAGGAAGAACCCATATATTTACAAGAATCAATCTGGGAAATTGGTATGCAAACTTTGTAATACTATGCATACGTCTTGGTCCAGTGTAGAGAGACATATTGGTGGTAAGAAGCATGGTTTAAATGTCTTAAGACGTGGTAATAAACAAGATCGAGAGCTAAATGGCCCtcaagaaggaaatatCAATAATGCATTTCAAGAAGAGGTTTATCTAAATAGGAAAAGACTGCGAAATAATGGCGTTGTTCCATCCTGTAAAGTTGTTGATGTTAAAGACCCTGAAACAGATAATGTAGGTATTGCTATTCAGGTTAATTACGCCCAGGAAAGTATGGATAAAAAGGAGGATGTGATCACCGAAGATGATACAGATAGGACAGAGTTGTTTTCGCCGTTCATAAGGATTGTATCAGGTCTTGAACTGGCGTCAAAGGAAGCACAAGATAAAAAGTTTCTAGTTATTGCTTATGAACCATTTGCAAATATTGCAGTAGAGATACCGAATAAAGAAGTTGTATTTGGAACAAAAGAGGGTACagttaataataatagcaaAAATTCagttgatgaaattaatggAAAGTGTACATATTGGGACAAAGATTCAAAACTATTTTATGTTCAagtattcttcaaatag
- the MTF2 gene encoding Mtf2p (ancestral locus Anc_3.147) yields MLRIRTKLLYPHVRRGLHQSFYCLNEPLSPAPSNNLIGRFKEEESVSSIKELKIFHAVLNHLKDKKDLKTETSTNLSKKISNVLSEHKDPAASAPSGFQLVFEKGKDDIVEPEDRKLLEYYQKQLSESTQVTRLTRDDIREGTYASDETIHTKEANQLSEQSLDELSIKVNAMEIPLYDMDMNRDKLEKLRAKERYKAALETVMRPYIRHLQEKIETDYDLLEQAKFLLKAYLDRNKEWDNTSGRTKPLELIEQITKNCVNSPNELPEPYGTTIPYTLIKLLDSKEFAFPMERRYTVASYIYKQCKQSSDISLYLNICNVEFYNILLELTWANFYQVEKLKQLVTEMGINGIVGDIYTVGILDKITNEVDLMNGDEDLSNDAQNRTMSTIVWSKDTSMDLMVIQNYLQGLKRFIIG; encoded by the coding sequence ATGCTACGAATAAGAACAAAGCTATTATATCCACACGTACGAAGAGGACTCCATCAAAGTTTTTATTGTCTTAACGAACCGCTTTCACCAGCTccatctaataatttaattggtagatttaaagaagaggaaTCAGTTTCCAGTATCAAAGAACTCAAGATTTTTCATGCTGTATTAAATCATCTAAAGGATAAAAAGGATCTCAAGACGGAGACTTCAACAAATCTCTCAAAAAAGATATCCAATGTGTTGTCTGAGCATAAAGATCCTGCGGCGAGTGCTCCATCAGGGTTTCAACTTGTCTTCGAAAAAGGGAAAGATGATATAGTGGAACCAGAAGATAGAAAGCTTTTAGAGTATTATCAGAAACAACTGTCAGAATCTACACAAGTCACTAGATTGACAAGAGATGATATTAGAGAGGGAACATATGCTAGTGACGAGACTATACATACGAAAGAAGCCAACCAATTAAGCGAACAATCTTTAGATGAGCTTTCAATAAAAGTAAATGCCATGGAAATACCGTTGTATGATATGGATATGAACAGAgataaattggaaaaattaaggGCCAAAGAGAGATATAAAGCTGCCTTGGAGACTGTAATGAGACCATACATCAGACATTTACAGGAGAAAATTGAGACAGACTATGACTTGCTGGAACAAGCAAAATTCCTATTGAAGGCGTATCTTGATAGGAATAAAGAATGGGATAACACTTCAGGGAGAACGAAACCATTGGAGttaattgaacaaattacCAAGAATTGCGTGAATTCTCCCAATGAACTACCCGAACCGTATGGAACAACAATACCGTACACATTAATCAAACTGCTAGACTCCAAAGAATTTGCCTTCCCAATGGAGCGTAGGTACACAGTTGCCTCTTATATCTACAAACAATGTAAGCAATCATcagatatttcattatacCTGAATATTTGTAATGTGGAATTCTATAATATATTACTGGAGTTGACCTGGGCGAACTTTTATCAAgtggaaaaattgaaacaattagTTACTGAAATGGGAATTAATGGTATAGTGGGAGATATATATACGGTGGGGATACTAGACAAGATTACTAATGAAGTAGATTTAATGAATGGAGATGAAGATTTGTCAAATGACGCACAAAATCGAACGATGAGTACGATCGTATGGTCGAAGGATACTTCCATGGATCTAATGGTCATCCAAAATTATCTGCAAGGGTTGAAGAGGTTTATCATAGGctga
- the PUS9 gene encoding pseudouridine synthase PUS9 (ancestral locus Anc_3.154) has translation MLTRSRHLHKLYRLIMGVKRDAENSIPNIKGVESESDFDAHLKSEIARAKQIQISKDRNKKRKLDGNAIKRDSSGFRVKAVDAGKKRNIQVDPDYEVLIEGPLRKIKPYYFTYKTFCKERWRDRKLLDVFVSEFRDRDEQYYRKTIAKGDVFLNDTPANLESIIRNGDLITHKLHRHEPAVTSEPVKTVFENEDILVIDKPSGVPVHPTGRYRFNSVTKILERDLKYTVHPVNRLDRLTSGLMFMAKTPKGADELGDQLKAREVSKEYIARVVGEFPIEEIVVDKPLKTVDPKVALNRTCTMEDEGARHAKTVFNRISYDGKTSIVKCKPLTGRQHQIRVHLQYLGHPIANDPIYSNVSIWGDSLGKGGNADYEEVRKKLYDVGRTVPAQSWFYPESEGEILREEKCPECETDLYTDPNPAGLILWLHSYRYESKLSNDGSDEKKWSYRTQFPKWALEPHKKYMELAIQEAQKCGPTTTAFSVGAVLVHGTEILSTGYSRELEGNTHAEQCAMEKYFTKTGKRDLPVGTVLYTTMEPCSFRLSGNEPCVQRIIDLDGKIQTVFVGVMEPDTFVKNNTSLSLLEDKNINYIQIPGYEEECTKAAVKGHPEEAA, from the coding sequence ATGCTAACTAGATCCCGTCATCTCCATAAACTTTATAGATTAATAATGGGGGTAAAACGAGATGCTGAGAATTCAATACCGAACATTAAGGGTGTCGAATCCGAGAGTGACTTTGATGCTCACCTTAAATCGGAAATTGCGAGGGCTAAACAGATTCAGATAAGTAAGGATAGAAATAAGAAGAGGAAGTTGGATGGTAATGCGATAAAGCGGGACAGTTCAGGATTTAGAGTAAAAGCAGTTGATGCCGGTAAGAAAAGAAACATTCAAGTGGATCCTGATTATGAAGTGTTGATTGAAGGCCCTCttagaaaaataaaaccGTACTACTTTACTTATAAGACATTTTGTAAAGAAAGATGGAGGGACAGAAAATTATTGGACGTATTTGTGTCAGAGTTTCGGGATCGTGATGAGCAATACTATAGAAAGACAATTGCCAAAGGAGACGTCTTCTTGAATGATACTCCTGCAAACCTAGAGAGTATCATTCGTAATGGAGATTTAATAACACATAAACTTCATCGTCATGAACCAGCAGTTACCTCAGAACCAGTCAAGACTGtgtttgaaaatgaagatataTTGGTCATCGATAAACCCTCTGGAGTTCCTGTTCATCCTACCGGTAGATACAGATTCAATTCAGTGACGAAAATATTGGAACGTGATTTAAAATACACAGTTCACCCTGTGAACAGATTGGATAGACTGACAAGTGGGTTAATGTTTATGGCAAAGACCCCGAAGGGGGCAGACGAATTGGGAGATCAATTAAAGGCAAGAGAAGTTTCTAAAGAGTATATTGCAAGAGTAGTTGGTGAATTCCCAATTGAGGAAATAGTTGTTGATAAGCCTCTTAAGACGGTGGATCCAAAAGTAGCACTGAACAGAACTTGCACCATGGAAGATGAGGGTGCCAGGCATGCAAAGACAGTATTTAATAGAATAAGTTATGATGGGAAAACTAGTATTGTGAAATGTAAACCTTTGACCGGGAGACAGCACCAGATCCGTGTgcatcttcaatatcttgGCCATCCTATCGCAAATGACCCAATCTATTCCAATGTTTCGATATGGGGAGATTCTTTGGGTAAAGGGGGTAATGCAGATTATGAGGAAGTGAGAAAAAAACTATATGACGTTGGCAGAACCGTTCCTGCACAGAGTTGGTTTTATCCGGAATCTGAAGGTGAAATACTAAGAGAAGAGAAATGCCCTGAATGTGAAACTGACCTTTACACAGATCCCAACCCTGCTGGACTTATTTTATGGTTGCATTCGTATCGTTATGAATCGAAACTGTCAAATGATGGATCAGATGAGAAGAAATGGTCCTATAGAACTCAATTCCCAAAGTGGGCCCTCGAACCACATAAGAAGTACATGGAATTGGCAATTCAAGAGGCCCAGAAATGTGGACCTACAACAACAGCATTCAGTGTGGGAGCTGTTCTTGTCCATGGGACGGAAATATTAAGCACAGGTTACTCAAGAGAACTGGAAGGAAATACACATGCAGAACAGTGCGCTatggaaaaatattttaccaAGACCGGAAAGAGAGATCTTCCAGTTGGTACTGTTTTATACACAACGATGGAACCATGCTCGTTTAGGTTGAGTGGCAATGAACCATGCGTACAGAGAATTATTGATTTAGATGGGAAGATTCAAACTGTATTTGTCGGTGTAATGGAACCCGATACTTTTGtcaaaaataatacaaGTTTGTCCCTACTTGAAGacaaaaatattaattatattcaaatcCCCGGATATGAGGAAGAATGTACAAAGGCAGCTGTCAAGGGTCACCCTGAAGAAGCTGCGTAG